The nucleotide sequence GTTGAGATCGAGCAGGCTGGTCTTGTCGGCAATCTCGGGCGCGGGCTTGGCCGGCACCAGGCGGCGCGGCGGAGCGGGCGGGATCGGCGCCTGCTGCTCGCCCGGACCCTGGCGGATGAATCCGCCGGGACCGATCGAGCGATAGACGAGGGTCGGCTCGCCGGCCTTGCCGGGGACCGGAGTGGCGGAGACCTGGGGCGCGGCAGCCGGCGCGGCGGGGGCGCGGGGCGCTTCGTCCGGCATCGGCGCTGCGGTCTCCAGGATGGCGGCGATCGGCGCCTTGTCCTTGACCCTGGTCGGGGCCGGGCGCTCGGCCTTGGGCTCGGCCGAGGCGGCGGGGGCTGCCGAGGCGGCGCTCTTGTCCTCGCCGGCCTTGACCGGGGACGGGCGCGAATCGAGGCCGAGGCGATGGGCCTTGCCGATCACCGCGTTGCGGCTGACGCCGCCCAGTTCCTCGGCAATGACGCTCGCCGTCTTGCCTTCGGCCCACATTGCCTTGAGGCGATCGATCCGCTCGTCAGTCCAGCTCATGCTCATCTCTTGATATGTTCGTCGGCGGCGGTTGCCGCTCGGTCGGGAAGCCGATAGTCGCTTGTCGCGTGAACGACCAGCCCTCCCCCGCATCCGCCTGGACCCGCACCGCACCGGGCGAGCCGCGTCTCCAGGGCGTCAACTGGGGAGGTCTCCGAACCCTCTATGTCAAAGAGGTGCGGCGCTTTTTCAAGGTCCAGACCCAGACCATCTGGGCGCCTGCGGTCACGACCCTGCTGT is from Sphingomonas sp. LHG3406-1 and encodes:
- a CDS encoding GcrA family cell cycle regulator, encoding MSWTDERIDRLKAMWAEGKTASVIAEELGGVSRNAVIGKAHRLGLDSRPSPVKAGEDKSAASAAPAASAEPKAERPAPTRVKDKAPIAAILETAAPMPDEAPRAPAAPAAAPQVSATPVPGKAGEPTLVYRSIGPGGFIRQGPGEQQAPIPPAPPRRLVPAKPAPEIADKTSLLDLNDRICKWPLGHPGEPDFHFCGQQANPGYPYCVQHCGVAYQAQLPRRDRRPPPPLPYGGPRVR